AAGCCCAGCTCGAACCATTCGCATGCATTTTTAGACCCGACCGCCAGCCCGATTTTCATTTATTAACCTATTGTATAGCACGATTTATGCCGAATTTTATGTTTGGGTATAAAAGATGCTATATATTCTTCTTGCCGGGCTGTCGGCGGATTCCGAAGCTCGGCTCCAGAAAATTCATTTATGTTTGCCGGTTCATTGTTGCAGATACCGCTTGCCGAGGTGTGCCGACTTTTGTCCGCCTCGAATCAAACCGGCGTTTTAAAATTACTTTTACCGAATGAGGCGGAGCGGAATGCGGCGTTGTATTTTCAAAGCGGGCAGATCGTGCATGCTGAAGCGGGCGCCGCCGCCGGCCTGGATGCGTTGAGCGACATTTGCTATTTCGGCGATGCCAATTTTGCCTTTCAGGAAGGGGAAGTCGCATCGAAGCCGACTTTGGGTGTTTACCCGACTCCGAAGCTGATTGAAAAAATCCGGCAGCAAGTGGAAGAAGTCCGGAGCATGCATGAGGCGACTCCGGATTTTGGGGATGTTCCGGTCTATAACCAGAGCGCGAGCCTTGCTGGTTTGGAGGCGACTCCGGATGATCTGGCCTTGTTGCTGTTGTGCAACGGAGGCAGGACGGTGTCGGAAATTGCGCATCAGGTAAGCCGGAGTCCGGCGGACACGGCGAAAATTCTCGCAAAATTCCGCAGGGCGAAAATTGTGGAGTTGCATACACCGGAGCCACCGCCCGCCCAGGCGCCGGAGTCGGATGCGGGGCGGGTTGACGCACAGAGTGGATCTCCGCGCTATTGGCGAGGCAAGTTGGTTGAGTGAATGATTCACCGCAGAGCAGCAGAGAACGCGGAGGGGTGAAAATGTTCTCACGCCGTCCGCCGCGGATATTCTTTTGCGCTCTGGCGGCTGAAAGGTTTGAGTTCCCGCGATGACGAACGCTGTATCTTTCATGGGTACATCCTGCTCTTTTGAATGAACGTGGCATGGCAAGTGCTTTAAACAAAGCACGATGAGCATAAAAATCCCGTCTTTAGTGGCTTCCGGCATTTTGATGGTTCTTTTCTGCGGCACTCTCCAGGCCCAGCAAAGCAGCGATACCGCTTCGGCCAAGGAGGTACAGTCGTTGCAGGATGAAATGAGGAAGCTTCAAAGGGATTACATCGACCTTCAAAAATCCCTCATGGACAGCGGCGTGGGTCCTTCGCTCCGTTCGGATCTTTCCAGGTTGAAGGATCTGGATTCGGTTCAACAGGACATCGTGGATTTAAAAAAGAACAAGGAGGACTTGCAGGCGGCCATTGCGGATTTGAAAAAGAGCGCCGCCGCTCCGGTGGTACAGACCCAGCCTGCGGCGGCCCCGGCCGATTTTGCCACGAAATTCAAAGCGTTGCTGGAGAGTAACGATGGCCAAACGACCGCCATCAATATCGTCTGGACCTTGATCACCGGCTTTTTGGTCATGTTCATGCAGTGCGGATTTGCGATGGTGGAGACCGGTTTTACCCGCGCCAAGAACGTGGCGCACACCATGTCGATGAACTTTATGGTTTATACCCTTGCGATGCTGGGGTACTGGTTCATGGGCTTTGCCATTCAATTCGGCGGCACCGGCGCCGCGGGGTCTGTGAGTACGGTTACGACCCTTGGTGCGGATGTGCCGCAACATTTAAACAGTCTGCTAGGGATTAAAATTGGGAGCGGATTCTGGGGTATCATGGGGAATGCCGGTTACTGCTTGCCGCCCTCAATGCTGTCGGGCGGAATTTTCGCCCTCTTTTTGTTCCAGATGGTTTTTATGGACACAACCGCCACCATTCCCACGGGTGCGATGGCCGAGCGCTGGAGGTTTTTGCCCTTTTGCATGTACGCCGTCATTGTCGGAGCCATCATCTATCCGCTGTTTGGTTGTTGGGTCTGGGGCGGCGGCTGGCTTGCCGCGCTGGGCAAGAATCTGGGGTTGGGCCATGGCCATGTGGATTTTGCCGGATCTTCGGTCGTGCATCTTTGCGGCGGTGTGCTGGCTTTTGTGGGGGCGAAAATACTGGGGCCACGCATCGGCAAGTTCAACAGGGACGGGTCATCCAACCCGATTCCCGGCCATAACATTCCAATGGGCATCATTGGAACCTTCATCCTGGCTTTCGGCTGGTTCGGATTCAACCCCGGATCGACCCTTGAGGGCATGACGCCCCAGATCGGCATTATTGCCACGAATACCATGTTAGCTTCGGCCGGCGGAGCCGTCGCGGGTATGATTTGCACCTGGATACGGTTCAGCAAGCCGGACCCGAGTTTCATGTGCAACGGCATGTTGGCGGGTCTTGTGGCGATCACAGCGCCCTGCGCGTTTGTGGATTCCTGGGCCGCAGTGGTCATCGGGGTTGTGGCGGGGATTCTGGTTGTTTTTAGCGCGATGATTGTTGAGGAAAAGTTGAAAGTTGATGACCCGGTGGGTGCGATTTCGGTTCATGCAACCAACGGCGCCTGGGGGGTACTTTCCCTTGGCTTGCTTGCGAATGGGCAATACGGGGATGGCTGGAACGGGGTCAGCGGCAAAGTGACCGGTTTGCTTTATGGGGATGCCTCGCAGTTTATGGCGCAGGTTGTGGGCACGACCACATGCATTGTGGCGGTGGGCGGCATGGCATGGCTCATGTTCAAGGCGATCGACAAGGTGGTCGGGCATCGCTCATTGCCTGCGGATGAGTTGCACGGGCTGGATATTCCGGAAATGGGATGCCTGGGCTACCAGGCCGACGTGCATCCCGAATCGAAGTAAGGATTGCCACGTGGTGCGGGGGTGGAGTTGGACTCCTCGCGGTGACGCGATAGGAAGGAGATTAAGATTAGGATTAAGAGATAGAGATAAAGTTCGAGTTAGAGGTGGTTCTACGCGTTCTGCTGCTTGCGATCCACCGAACGGACTCTACTAATACTTGATGATGGAGAACGCCGGAGTTGGTTCCAGAAGCTTGCGGCCCTTCAAGAATCCGATCTCGATGAAAAATGCGGTTTCCAGCACATGACCGCCGAGCTGGCTGACAAGATCGAGGGTGGCTTTCATGGTGCCGCCTGTGGCCAGAACATCGTCGATCACCACGACCCGCTGGCCTTTCTTGATTGCGTCCACATGCATTTCCACGGTGTTAGAGCCGTATTCCAGGTCATACGATGCAGAGATGGTTTGATGGGGGAGCTTGCCTTTTTTTCGTACGATGGAAACTCCTTTGCCGAGCACATAGGCCAGCGCGCTGCCGAGCAGGAAGCCGCGCGCGTCGATGGCCACGATTTGGTCCACGGGTTTTCTCTGGTAACGATCTGCCAGGATCGAAATGGTGAGGCGCAGGAGCTGCGGATCTTGAAAGACCGGCGTAATGTCCTTAAAGACAATGCCTGGTTTGGGGAAGTCAGGAACGTCGCGGATGGCGGTTTTGAGCCGTTCGGTCGCACTGCGCATGATGGACATGGAAAAGTCGCTTTCTATTCTATTGAATTACAAACCGGCTGTCCTTACTGAACCCTTGGCCTGCTCTTGAGCAGCAACTGGCACAGCCATGACACCTTGTTATGGTAATTGTAATGGACTTGTCCGTGGCATTCAACTTTTTTCGTGCCGATGGAAAACATTTGGAACACCAGGATGCCAAGCAGGGACATTTTACAGAAAGATCGCGGAGAGCGGGGAGGAAAAGCCGGACTTAACGACGAAGACACCAAGACACGAAGTAAGACAAAACACATTTGATGGGCGGATCTGTCCAAGTGGCGGCGTTCCGCGGTGTAGCGTTGCCGTCCCGGCTGCGGGTTCAAGGGGGGTCACGCCCCGCGTTCTGTGGCATCGAGAGGAGGCCGCAACTCGCAGGCGAGGACGCCCGCGCTACGCTAAACCAGCTTCAAGGATTGCGCTTCTGCGGTTTGAAGCCAATCTTCTTGGAAGGTCTCCACACATCCGCATGCAATTCAAACTGAAAGCCCCGTATGTACCCGCCGGTGACCAGCCTGCGGCCATTGAAATGCTGGCCAACCGGCTGCAGGCGGGTGAAAAGCACAACGTGTTGCTGGGCGTGACCGGTTCGGGCAAGACCTATGCGGTGGCGAATGTCATTGCCCGTCTAAACCGTCCGACCCTGGTGATTTCGCACAATAAAACGCTGGCCGCCCAGCTCTACAGCGAGTTCAAACAGTTTTTTCCGGAAAATGCGGTCGAGTATTTTGTGAGTTATTTCGATTACTACCAGCCAGAGGCCTACATTCCGCGCAGCGACACCTATATAGAAAAGGATTCGAGCATCAATGAAGAGATCGAGCGGCTGCGTCTGGCGGCAACCAGTTCGCTTCTGACGCGAAGGGATGTGATCGTGGTGGCCAGCGTTTCCTGCATTTACGGACTGGGCTCGCCGGAAGACTACCGGAACATGGTGATTACGCTGGCTGTGGGAGAGGCATTGAGCCGGGAGGCCTTGCTTGCGAAGTTGGTGGATGTGCAGTATGAACGGAACGACATCGAACTCAGTTCCGGCGCGTTCCGCGCGCGGGGGGATGTGGTGGAACTGGTCCCGGGCTATTCGGAAGACGGATTGCGGATTGAGTTTTTTGGAGATGAAGTGGAGCGCATTTCACGTTTTGAATTGCTGACCGGCGAGGTACTGGAATCGCTTGAGAAGGCCGTCATTTTTCCCGCCCGGCATTATGTGACCCCGCACGAAAAATTGCGGCGTGGCATCGTGGTCATCCAGGAGGAATTGGACGGGCGCATCGCGGAATTTGAGAAAGCTGGAAAATATCTGGAGGCCCAGAGGATCAAAATGCGCACCACCTATGACATCGACATGATGCAGGAGATGGGATTTTGCAGCGGAATAGAAAATTACTCGCGCCCCCTCAGCGGGCGGCCTCCGGGGTCGCGGCCCTACACCCTCATCGACTTTTTCCCGGAGGATTTTTTGACCGTCATCGATGAGTCGCACGCCACGGTGCCGCAGATCGGCGGGATGTATGCCGGGGACCGTTCCCGCAAGACCGTGCTGGTCGAGCACGGATTCCGGTTGCCATCGGCGCTCGACAACCGGCCGCTGAACTTTGCGGAGTTTGAATCGCTGATGAAGCAGTCGATTTATGTTTCGGCCACGCCCGGCGATTACGAGATGCAAAAAGCGGGTGCTGAAAAGGTGGAAATGGTGATCCGCCCGACGGGGCTGCTCGACCCGCAGATCAGTGTTCGACCGCTTCAGGGACAGATTGATGTGTTGATCGGGGAGGCGCGGCTCCGGGCCGAACGGCATGAGCGGACTCTTGTGACGACCTTGACCAAGCGCACGGCGGAGGACCTGACGGACTACCTAAGGGAAGCGGGCCTGAAGGTGGAGTATATCCATTCAGAGGTGGACGCCATCGAGCGGGTGGAGATTTTGAGATCCTTGCGCGCGGGCGATTTTGACGTATTGGTGGGTATCAATTTGTTAAGGGAGGGGCTGGACCTTCCCGAGGTCTCCCTCGTGGCGATTCTGGATGCCGACAAGGAAGGCTACCTGAGATCCGAGCGGTCGCTGATTCAGACTGCAGGCCGCGCCGCCCGGCATGTGAACGGCCAGGTGTTTCTCTTTGCCGACATCATTACGGGGTCGATGCAGAAATTGATCGACGTGACGCGCGAGCGCCGGGTCCGGCAGATTGCGTACAATCAAAAGTGCGGAATTATTCCGCGTTCGACGCAACGAGGGATTCAGGAAAGCCTGGGGTCGATTGTGCGGGGAGGCGGCAAGAAGCCCCTTGCTGGCGGGCCTGAAACCGAGGATGTGGCCATGACCCTGGCCGAGCTCGAGGAGGAAATGATTGAGGCGTCGGAAAAACTGGAATATGAACGCGCCGCCTTGCTGCGCGACCAGATCCAGGAATTGCGGGCGATGCTGTCGGGAGCCACCGCAGAGCCGGGAAACGCCGGAAGGCAGGTGAGATATAAAAAAGGCGGCCGCAAACCGGTGGGCGGAGGCAGGTGAAATGGCCGGTGGTTGGTACAGGAGGAAGTTCACCGCGCTTTTCAAGGTGGTTTCGGCCGTATGTCTTTTGAATGGCTTTGACGCCGTTGCCTGGGGTGAAACGGTTCCGGAAGTTACAACGGTTCCGGATGTGCTTGTTAAAACGCCGTCGGATGAAAATTTCCGCCTCAAGCGTGCGACAACCGGGTTGAGATCGATTCTTTATTTTTACCGCGGGTATTGGTGTCCCTATGGCATGAGCCAGTTGAAGGAACTCCGCAACAGCGAGGGCGTGCTTGAATCGTTGGGCTTCCAGATATTTGCCATGTCGCCGGACCGCCCGGCGCGGGTCCAGGAGACGGCGGCGGACCTTGGGGCGGGGTTTGTGCTGTTAAGCGACAACAAAATGACTGCCGCCCGGGCGTTTGGAATCGCGCATCGGGTCAGTGGTACGGAATGGCAGCAATTGAAACGATACGGCATCGATTTGGAATTCATCAGCGATGAAGCGCATCATGAATTGCCGCAGCCGGCCTTTTATTTTGTGGGTCGGGACGGGAAGATACAGGACCGGTTCCTGCCGGAGCGAATTTCCAGCCGTTTATCCGGGGACGATGTGATACAGCGGGCCAAGCGGCTGCTGGACCTTGAAAATATCAGCCCGAGCGGGAATTGAAGGGAGCGCGCGGCGTGAATTTTGAGTGGCGCGGGTGGAGGTAAAATGCCTTTGTTAATTAGGTTGCAATTGTGCTTTTGCCTTCTATTTTTTTTCAAAAGATCAAATGACCGATGGAAAGCTTATCAAACTCAATTCCGGGGCTTTAAAGAGTTGAAGGCCGGAAGCAACCCTTAACATACGATTCAGAATGACATCCAGAACCCTATCCAAATTCATTAAAGCCGGCGGCCTGCTGCTGGGTTATTTCAGCATGCTCAGCCAGCTATCGGCCCAGGACGCAGCCAAGCCCGAGGCGAAAAATGTGACTTTTGTTGACATTTTCTTCAAACCCTCAGCCGAGGCAGTGGTGTTGTGGATTCTGTTGATCGCTTCAGTGATCATGATTTCCTTTATTATTGAGTTGTTCATCCGCCTTCGCGGCAAGGCGTTGGCGCCGCCCGCTGTTACGGCGCTCCTGAGGGATGCGATTACCGTTCACAATTATCAGATGGCTTATGATGTCTGCCAGGCCAACCCCTGTTTCCTGACGCGCGTCCTCGGGCCGGCGCTGGAAGTCATCGGTTTGGGCAAGCATGCGGTTGAGGAGGCTCTGAATGAAAATTTTGCGAAGTTTTCCGTGCGCTTGAAGTCGCGAAACAACTACCTTTCGACCATCGGGGTGGTGGCGCCGATGATCGGGTTGTCCGGCACTGTGTTGGGTATGATGAGCGCTTTTGCCGTTTTGGGACAGTCTGGTGTGGCAAACATGACGGGGTTGTCCACCGCCATTTCCGAGGTGTTGATCGCCACGGCCACAGGTTTGATGGTGGCCATCCCGGCGTTCATTTTCTTCTATTATTTCAAAAATGCGTCCACTTCGGCTTTCACGGATGTGCATACGGAATTGAAGGCGCTGCTTCGCAATGTGCCGTATGCCCAGTTGGCAGGCTTCCAGATTGCAACAGCCGCAGGCCCGGGCGAAGGCAATGTTTGAGTGGCCTAACAGTCAACCCCGGCCTTGAACCTGTAATTTCATCCGAATGAGCGACGCAGATCCAGCCTTCATGCAGAGTGACGCACTGCCGGGACCGCCCGCCGGTTTGGAGGAAAGCGTGGAGATGGAATTCCAGGTGGCGCCCATGGTCGATGTGCTGCTTGTGCTGTTGCTGTTTTTTATGGCGACGACAACGACGGAGGTGATCACCCAGACGGCGAATTTGGAGTTGCCCAAAGCCACGGATTCTCAAAAGAAAGAGGAAGGCGCCGGCAAGCTCATCATCAATGTCGAGCGTTTGAATTTCAAAATCAAGGTCAACGACCGGTATTACGACGATGCTGATTCCATCATTCCGTTGATCAAATCCGCCGCGCAGAATGCGGTCGCCGGTTCGGCCCCGGGGAAGGGGTTTCGCGTGATCATTCGCGCGGACAAGGACACGGCATACGAACGGGTGAGCGGAATTATGAAGGCCTGTGCGCAGGCCGGGGTGCTGGATGTGATCTTTGCGGCGGACGAGAGTCCGGATAAAAACACGAAATAACCAGGGAGATTTCACAAATGGCAGGTGGCGGATCAGAAGAAGGGGAATTTGGGTTGCAGATTGCGCCCATGCTGGACGTGATGTTTGTACTTCTGCTCTTTTTCATGGTGGGAGCCGGAGCCAATGCGTCGAAGGAAGGCGAACTGGGCATCAAGGTACCGGGCCAGGCTGCACCGAGCAATCCCGTGCCACAGGAACAACCGATTGTTTTGTCGGTCGATGCCGAGGACAACGTCCGTTTCAATGATCAGCCTATGGGAGAGCCGGGTGACGCCAAGTTGGAGAAACTGCGGGCCAAGCTGAAGGAGGTCACGAGTACTTTTGGCGAACAACCCGTGATTATTTCACCGGACGGCCAGACCAAACATTCCCGGCTTATACAGGTTCTGGATGC
The nucleotide sequence above comes from Candidatus Methylacidiphilales bacterium. Encoded proteins:
- a CDS encoding MotA/TolQ/ExbB proton channel family protein, whose product is MTSRTLSKFIKAGGLLLGYFSMLSQLSAQDAAKPEAKNVTFVDIFFKPSAEAVVLWILLIASVIMISFIIELFIRLRGKALAPPAVTALLRDAITVHNYQMAYDVCQANPCFLTRVLGPALEVIGLGKHAVEEALNENFAKFSVRLKSRNNYLSTIGVVAPMIGLSGTVLGMMSAFAVLGQSGVANMTGLSTAISEVLIATATGLMVAIPAFIFFYYFKNASTSAFTDVHTELKALLRNVPYAQLAGFQIATAAGPGEGNV
- the uvrB gene encoding excinuclease ABC subunit UvrB, which encodes MQFKLKAPYVPAGDQPAAIEMLANRLQAGEKHNVLLGVTGSGKTYAVANVIARLNRPTLVISHNKTLAAQLYSEFKQFFPENAVEYFVSYFDYYQPEAYIPRSDTYIEKDSSINEEIERLRLAATSSLLTRRDVIVVASVSCIYGLGSPEDYRNMVITLAVGEALSREALLAKLVDVQYERNDIELSSGAFRARGDVVELVPGYSEDGLRIEFFGDEVERISRFELLTGEVLESLEKAVIFPARHYVTPHEKLRRGIVVIQEELDGRIAEFEKAGKYLEAQRIKMRTTYDIDMMQEMGFCSGIENYSRPLSGRPPGSRPYTLIDFFPEDFLTVIDESHATVPQIGGMYAGDRSRKTVLVEHGFRLPSALDNRPLNFAEFESLMKQSIYVSATPGDYEMQKAGAEKVEMVIRPTGLLDPQISVRPLQGQIDVLIGEARLRAERHERTLVTTLTKRTAEDLTDYLREAGLKVEYIHSEVDAIERVEILRSLRAGDFDVLVGINLLREGLDLPEVSLVAILDADKEGYLRSERSLIQTAGRAARHVNGQVFLFADIITGSMQKLIDVTRERRVRQIAYNQKCGIIPRSTQRGIQESLGSIVRGGGKKPLAGGPETEDVAMTLAELEEEMIEASEKLEYERAALLRDQIQELRAMLSGATAEPGNAGRQVRYKKGGRKPVGGGR
- a CDS encoding biopolymer transporter ExbD, producing the protein MAGGGSEEGEFGLQIAPMLDVMFVLLLFFMVGAGANASKEGELGIKVPGQAAPSNPVPQEQPIVLSVDAEDNVRFNDQPMGEPGDAKLEKLRAKLKEVTSTFGEQPVIISPDGQTKHSRLIQVLDACSYAKVKKLSFRYVAPTKK
- a CDS encoding biopolymer transporter ExbD; the protein is MSDADPAFMQSDALPGPPAGLEESVEMEFQVAPMVDVLLVLLLFFMATTTTEVITQTANLELPKATDSQKKEEGAGKLIINVERLNFKIKVNDRYYDDADSIIPLIKSAAQNAVAGSAPGKGFRVIIRADKDTAYERVSGIMKACAQAGVLDVIFAADESPDKNTK
- a CDS encoding peroxiredoxin-like family protein, producing the protein MAGGWYRRKFTALFKVVSAVCLLNGFDAVAWGETVPEVTTVPDVLVKTPSDENFRLKRATTGLRSILYFYRGYWCPYGMSQLKELRNSEGVLESLGFQIFAMSPDRPARVQETAADLGAGFVLLSDNKMTAARAFGIAHRVSGTEWQQLKRYGIDLEFISDEAHHELPQPAFYFVGRDGKIQDRFLPERISSRLSGDDVIQRAKRLLDLENISPSGN
- a CDS encoding DUF4388 domain-containing protein, which encodes MFAGSLLQIPLAEVCRLLSASNQTGVLKLLLPNEAERNAALYFQSGQIVHAEAGAAAGLDALSDICYFGDANFAFQEGEVASKPTLGVYPTPKLIEKIRQQVEEVRSMHEATPDFGDVPVYNQSASLAGLEATPDDLALLLLCNGGRTVSEIAHQVSRSPADTAKILAKFRRAKIVELHTPEPPPAQAPESDAGRVDAQSGSPRYWRGKLVE
- a CDS encoding adenine phosphoribosyltransferase → MRSATERLKTAIRDVPDFPKPGIVFKDITPVFQDPQLLRLTISILADRYQRKPVDQIVAIDARGFLLGSALAYVLGKGVSIVRKKGKLPHQTISASYDLEYGSNTVEMHVDAIKKGQRVVVIDDVLATGGTMKATLDLVSQLGGHVLETAFFIEIGFLKGRKLLEPTPAFSIIKY
- the amt gene encoding ammonium transporter, producing MSIKIPSLVASGILMVLFCGTLQAQQSSDTASAKEVQSLQDEMRKLQRDYIDLQKSLMDSGVGPSLRSDLSRLKDLDSVQQDIVDLKKNKEDLQAAIADLKKSAAAPVVQTQPAAAPADFATKFKALLESNDGQTTAINIVWTLITGFLVMFMQCGFAMVETGFTRAKNVAHTMSMNFMVYTLAMLGYWFMGFAIQFGGTGAAGSVSTVTTLGADVPQHLNSLLGIKIGSGFWGIMGNAGYCLPPSMLSGGIFALFLFQMVFMDTTATIPTGAMAERWRFLPFCMYAVIVGAIIYPLFGCWVWGGGWLAALGKNLGLGHGHVDFAGSSVVHLCGGVLAFVGAKILGPRIGKFNRDGSSNPIPGHNIPMGIIGTFILAFGWFGFNPGSTLEGMTPQIGIIATNTMLASAGGAVAGMICTWIRFSKPDPSFMCNGMLAGLVAITAPCAFVDSWAAVVIGVVAGILVVFSAMIVEEKLKVDDPVGAISVHATNGAWGVLSLGLLANGQYGDGWNGVSGKVTGLLYGDASQFMAQVVGTTTCIVAVGGMAWLMFKAIDKVVGHRSLPADELHGLDIPEMGCLGYQADVHPESK